One Maribacter dokdonensis DSW-8 genomic region harbors:
- the truA gene encoding tRNA pseudouridine(38-40) synthase TruA, producing MRFFIQFSYFGKAYHGWQNQPNAITVQEVLEKAMSKLLNSPVALMGAGRTDTGVHAKMMYAHFDVDSLGDIPEYVFRLNSYLPNDIAVDRIFEVEEDAHARFHATSRTYEYHITKSKDPFSTDLAYFVKKDLDIQLMNDAAELLLGKKDFECFSKSNTDVFTNICDLREAQWKLENNTLVFTITADRFLRNMVRAIVGTLINVGLEKYSPDYVNTILKSKDRTMAGVSVPAKGLYLTSIVYPNTILKNG from the coding sequence TTGAGATTCTTCATTCAATTTTCATACTTCGGTAAAGCGTATCACGGTTGGCAAAATCAGCCAAATGCCATTACAGTGCAAGAAGTGCTGGAAAAAGCGATGTCCAAACTTTTAAACAGTCCGGTTGCATTAATGGGTGCAGGACGTACAGATACTGGTGTTCATGCCAAAATGATGTATGCCCATTTTGATGTTGATAGCTTGGGTGATATTCCTGAATATGTGTTCAGACTTAATTCTTATTTGCCAAATGACATTGCGGTAGACCGTATTTTTGAAGTAGAAGAAGATGCACATGCACGTTTTCATGCTACTTCCAGAACATATGAGTATCATATTACAAAAAGCAAGGATCCTTTTTCTACGGACCTTGCATATTTCGTAAAAAAAGATCTTGATATTCAACTAATGAACGATGCAGCTGAACTATTATTGGGCAAAAAAGATTTTGAATGTTTTTCTAAATCCAATACAGATGTCTTTACCAATATCTGTGACCTAAGAGAAGCACAATGGAAGCTAGAAAATAATACGCTTGTATTTACCATTACGGCAGATCGGTTTTTAAGAAATATGGTTAGGGCTATCGTTGGTACGCTAATTAATGTAGGATTGGAGAAATATTCACCTGACTATGTTAATACCATATTAAAAAGCAAGGATAGGACAATGGCAGGCGTTTCTGTTCCTGCAAAAGGACTATATTTGACCTCTATTGTTTACCCCAATACTATTTTAAAGAATGGATAA
- a CDS encoding metallophosphoesterase family protein, translating to MTKILLLSDTHSYMDDAILKHARWADEVWHAGDIGNLKVTDALAKLKPLRGVHGNIDDHIIQKEFPENNRFFCEGVDVLITHIGGYPPKYNIRTRDIIKENPPKLFICGHSHILKVMMDKKLGVLHMNPGACGKHGFHQVRTMLRFVIDGDNIKDLEVIELGKR from the coding sequence ATGACCAAAATTCTTCTTCTTTCCGATACACATTCTTATATGGACGACGCCATATTAAAACATGCAAGATGGGCAGACGAAGTATGGCATGCAGGGGATATTGGGAACTTAAAAGTAACCGATGCACTTGCAAAACTTAAACCACTAAGAGGTGTACATGGCAATATTGACGATCATATAATTCAAAAAGAATTTCCTGAAAACAATAGATTTTTCTGTGAGGGAGTTGATGTTCTTATTACCCACATTGGAGGGTATCCACCTAAATACAATATTAGAACACGCGATATTATTAAAGAAAATCCGCCTAAACTTTTCATTTGTGGTCACTCTCACATATTAAAAGTAATGATGGACAAAAAGTTAGGGGTACTACATATGAACCCTGGGGCCTGTGGAAAACATGGGTTTCATCAAGTACGCACCATGTTACGTTTTGTTATCGATGGAGACAATATTAAAGATCTTGAAGTAATAGAGCTTGGAAAAAGGTAA
- a CDS encoding DUF4293 domain-containing protein yields MIQRIQSLFLVIVAILTGILPFFFNLWINVDGTEVFANNELLISIAFYASAVLAIWSMVQFKNRKSQFVINRLNMILNVFLLGFFVYRSLNLSGETSVSEKGIGMLIPVFSIIFLVLANRAIKKDEDLVKSVDRLR; encoded by the coding sequence ATGATTCAAAGAATTCAGAGCCTTTTTTTAGTAATTGTTGCAATACTTACGGGTATACTTCCGTTCTTCTTTAATCTGTGGATTAATGTAGATGGTACAGAAGTTTTTGCAAACAATGAATTGCTCATTTCTATCGCATTTTACGCAAGTGCCGTTTTGGCTATTTGGTCTATGGTACAATTTAAAAATAGAAAATCTCAGTTTGTAATAAACAGGCTGAACATGATATTGAACGTTTTTTTATTAGGATTTTTCGTTTACCGATCACTAAACTTATCCGGAGAAACTTCGGTTTCTGAGAAGGGTATTGGGATGCTGATTCCAGTATTTTCTATCATTTTTTTGGTCCTTGCAAATAGGGCAATAAAAAAGGATGAAGATCTTGTAAAATCTGTTGATCGCTTACGTTAA
- the rho gene encoding transcription termination factor Rho, translating into MFEISDLKSKKLPELQEIAKGLKVPKFKTLKKLDLVYQILDLQAANPKVAAAIAPTTTEEAPKPTEEKPKPKPRPRARVAQNTKKDASTDAKPATAKETPVKKEAPQENEVKEVTEQKRPRPRPKSSNQSNNNNNKNSQQNNNHKKKPNPRTPHDKSNFDKDLKNRYKEPEYEFDSIIASEGVLDIMQDGYGFLRSSDYNYLSSPDDIYVSQSQIRLFGLKTGDTVLGNVRPPKEGEKYFPLIKVNKINGIDPQIVRDRVSFEHLTPLFPQEKFNLAERQSTISTRIIDLFSPIGKGQRGMIVSQPKSGKTMLLKDIANGIAANHPEVYQIILLIDERPEEVTDMQRNVRGEVVASTFDKEPTEHVRVANIVLEKAKRLVECGHDVVILLDSITRLARAYNTVQPASGKVLSGGVDANALHKPKRFFGAARNIEGGGSLSIIATALTETGSKMDEVIFEEFKGTGNMELQLDRKIANRRIFPAIDLTSSSTRRDDMLLDENTLQRMWIMRKYLADMNPVEAMEFIEQRFKQTKNNEEFLMTMNQ; encoded by the coding sequence ATGTTTGAGATTTCAGATTTAAAATCGAAAAAGCTACCTGAGCTTCAGGAAATTGCTAAAGGACTTAAGGTTCCTAAATTCAAAACCTTGAAAAAACTAGATTTAGTTTATCAAATTTTGGACCTACAAGCCGCCAACCCAAAAGTTGCCGCAGCTATTGCCCCCACAACCACTGAAGAGGCACCTAAGCCTACAGAAGAAAAACCGAAGCCTAAACCTAGACCTAGAGCACGTGTTGCACAAAACACCAAAAAGGATGCTAGTACAGACGCTAAACCGGCTACGGCAAAAGAGACTCCCGTAAAAAAGGAAGCTCCGCAAGAAAATGAGGTTAAAGAAGTTACTGAACAAAAAAGACCTAGACCAAGACCTAAGTCTTCAAATCAGTCAAACAATAACAATAATAAGAATTCGCAACAGAATAATAATCATAAGAAGAAACCTAACCCAAGGACTCCTCATGACAAAAGTAATTTTGACAAAGACCTTAAAAACAGGTACAAGGAGCCGGAATATGAGTTTGATTCCATAATAGCCAGTGAAGGTGTGTTGGATATCATGCAAGATGGATACGGTTTTTTACGTTCTTCCGATTATAACTACCTATCATCTCCTGATGACATCTATGTTTCTCAGTCGCAAATTCGTCTTTTTGGCCTTAAAACAGGTGATACCGTTTTAGGTAACGTAAGACCACCAAAAGAAGGTGAAAAGTATTTCCCTCTTATTAAGGTAAATAAAATTAACGGCATAGACCCTCAGATCGTACGCGATCGTGTATCATTTGAGCATTTAACTCCGTTATTCCCACAAGAAAAATTCAATTTGGCAGAACGCCAAAGTACAATATCTACCCGTATTATTGATTTGTTCTCACCTATTGGTAAAGGGCAAAGGGGTATGATCGTATCGCAACCTAAGTCTGGTAAAACCATGTTACTTAAAGATATTGCGAACGGTATTGCTGCAAACCATCCTGAAGTTTACCAAATTATTTTGCTTATCGACGAAAGACCGGAAGAGGTTACGGATATGCAACGTAATGTACGTGGTGAAGTTGTAGCATCTACTTTTGACAAAGAACCGACTGAGCACGTAAGAGTTGCTAATATTGTTTTGGAAAAAGCAAAGAGATTAGTAGAATGTGGTCATGACGTAGTAATCCTTTTAGATTCCATCACACGTTTGGCAAGAGCCTACAATACTGTTCAACCAGCTTCTGGTAAGGTATTAAGTGGTGGTGTTGATGCTAACGCATTACATAAGCCAAAAAGATTCTTTGGTGCTGCACGTAATATTGAAGGTGGTGGTTCACTGTCTATCATTGCAACAGCCTTAACTGAAACTGGGTCTAAAATGGACGAGGTTATTTTTGAGGAATTTAAAGGAACCGGTAACATGGAACTTCAATTAGATCGTAAGATTGCAAATAGAAGAATTTTCCCTGCTATTGACCTTACTTCTTCAAGCACACGTAGAGATGACATGCTACTTGATGAAAACACCCTACAACGTATGTGGATAATGCGTAAGTACCTTGCAGATATGAATCCTGTAGAAGCCATGGAGTTTATTGAGCAACGTTTTAAACAAACCAAAAACAATGAAGAGTTCTTGATGACAATGAATCAGTAA